From the Nitrospira sp. genome, the window TCTTGTTGGTCGAATAGTTCCGCTGCTTGCATACCGTGCACGCTAAATCGATAACCTCACGCATCTCACTCTCCTCGTTAGGCGAATACGTTATTGGACCGAGAAAGAGGGATCGAAACGATCGCCCCGCTCTTCAGACCGCCGTTACGCCAGAATCTCGGTGACCACGCCGGAGCCGACCGTCTTGCCGCCCTCGCGCACCGCAAAGCGGAGCCCCTGCTCCATGGCGATCGGGCTGATCAATTCACCCGTCACACTCACGTTATCCCCCGGCATGACCATTTCC encodes:
- the tuf gene encoding elongation factor Tu (EF-Tu; promotes GTP-dependent binding of aminoacyl-tRNA to the A-site of ribosomes during protein biosynthesis; when the tRNA anticodon matches the mRNA codon, GTP hydrolysis results; the inactive EF-Tu-GDP leaves the ribosome and release of GDP is promoted by elongation factor Ts; many prokaryotes have two copies of the gene encoding EF-Tu) codes for the protein EMVMPGDNVSVTGELISPIAMEQGLRFAVREGGKTVGSGVVTEILA